In one window of Streptomyces roseofulvus DNA:
- a CDS encoding ABC transporter permease, with translation MTQPASAARKDAPMSAAESSSDSASGSTSDTSSGTAGKRTRRPALMRWDVRSLSLLGVLVALVAVGGVTQPDSFLATSNLQLVLTQASVIGVVTVGMTFVITSGGIDLSVGAIVALASVWATTVATQEFGFAGILFTAVLVGVGCGLVNGLLIAYGGMVPFIATLAMLASARGLALQITDGRTQMVTVTEVLDLGVKDAYVLGVPPLVLVFAAVTVVGWLLLNRTTFGRRTVAVGGNAEAARLAGIDVRRQRLYLYLFSGLCCGIAAFMLIVLAGSGQNTNGNLYELDAIAAAIIGGTLLSGGRGTIVGSVLGVLIFTTITNIFALNNLETAVQQIAKGAIIVAAVLVQRRTLRGGDA, from the coding sequence ATGACGCAGCCGGCCTCCGCCGCGCGGAAGGACGCGCCGATGTCCGCCGCCGAAAGCAGCTCGGACAGCGCCTCCGGAAGCACCTCCGACACCTCCTCCGGCACCGCCGGGAAGCGGACCCGCCGACCGGCGCTGATGCGGTGGGACGTGCGCAGCCTGTCGCTGCTCGGCGTCCTCGTCGCCCTCGTCGCCGTCGGCGGCGTCACCCAGCCCGACTCCTTCCTCGCCACCAGCAACCTCCAGCTCGTCCTGACCCAGGCGTCGGTCATCGGCGTCGTCACCGTCGGCATGACGTTCGTCATCACCAGCGGCGGCATCGACCTGTCGGTCGGCGCGATCGTGGCCCTCGCCTCGGTGTGGGCGACGACCGTGGCGACCCAGGAGTTCGGCTTCGCGGGCATCCTCTTCACCGCGGTGCTCGTCGGCGTCGGCTGCGGTCTCGTGAACGGGCTGCTGATCGCGTACGGCGGCATGGTGCCGTTCATCGCCACCCTGGCCATGCTGGCCTCCGCCCGGGGCCTCGCCCTCCAGATCACCGACGGCAGGACGCAGATGGTGACCGTGACCGAGGTCCTCGACCTCGGCGTCAAGGACGCCTACGTGCTGGGCGTGCCGCCGCTCGTCCTCGTCTTCGCCGCCGTGACCGTCGTCGGATGGCTGCTGCTCAACCGGACCACGTTCGGCCGTCGCACCGTCGCCGTCGGCGGCAACGCGGAGGCGGCCCGGCTCGCCGGCATCGACGTGCGCCGGCAGCGCCTGTACCTGTACCTGTTCTCCGGCCTGTGCTGCGGGATCGCCGCGTTCATGCTCATCGTCCTCGCCGGATCCGGCCAGAACACCAACGGCAACCTGTACGAACTCGACGCCATCGCCGCCGCCATCATCGGCGGCACCCTCCTCAGCGGCGGCCGCGGCACCATCGTCGGCTCCGTCCTCGGCGTCCTGATCTTCACGACCATCACCAACATCTTCGCCCTCAACAACCTGGAGACGGCGGTCCAGCAGATCGCCAAGGGCGCGATCATCGTGGCCGCCGTCCTCGTCCAGCGCCGGACCCTGCGCGGCGGCGACGCCTGA
- a CDS encoding Gfo/Idh/MocA family oxidoreductase: protein MEQRDSDATSPPGLGIGMVGYAFMGAAHSQGWRNVGRVFDLPLRPVLAAIAGRDAAAVRSAARRHGWAAAETDWRALIARDDVHLVDICTPGDSHAEIAIAALEAGKHVLCEKPLANSVAEAEAMATAAEAARARGQVAMVGFNYRRVPALSYARRLIAEGRLGTLRHVRVTYLQDWLVDPDFPLTWRLEREHAGSGALGDLGAHIVDLAQYLAGEPIVGVSAQTETFVRERPRLTAAAAGLAVPSGQAATGGPRGPVTVDDAAVFTARLASGALATFEASRMASGRKNQLRLEINGERGSLAFDLERLNELCFHDHHEPAVTAGFRRILVTEAEHPYLEAWWPPGHALGYEHTFTHQARDLVAAIGTGSEPSPSFADGLLVQRVLAAVEESARKNAVYTPVQDVPAEVR, encoded by the coding sequence ATGGAACAGCGGGACAGTGACGCGACCTCGCCGCCCGGGCTCGGCATCGGCATGGTGGGGTACGCGTTCATGGGCGCCGCGCACTCCCAGGGCTGGCGCAATGTGGGCCGGGTCTTCGACCTGCCGCTGCGGCCCGTCCTCGCGGCGATCGCGGGCCGGGACGCGGCCGCCGTCCGGTCCGCCGCCCGGCGGCACGGCTGGGCGGCGGCGGAGACGGACTGGCGTGCCCTGATCGCCCGGGACGACGTGCACCTGGTCGACATCTGCACCCCGGGGGACAGCCATGCGGAGATCGCGATCGCGGCCCTGGAGGCCGGCAAGCACGTCCTGTGCGAGAAGCCGCTCGCCAACTCGGTGGCCGAGGCGGAGGCCATGGCCACCGCCGCCGAGGCCGCCCGCGCCCGCGGCCAGGTGGCGATGGTCGGCTTCAACTACCGGCGCGTGCCCGCCCTTTCGTACGCCCGACGGCTCATCGCCGAGGGGCGGCTCGGCACCCTGCGGCACGTCCGGGTGACCTACCTCCAGGACTGGCTGGTCGACCCCGACTTCCCGCTGACCTGGCGGCTGGAGCGCGAGCACGCCGGGTCGGGGGCGCTGGGCGATCTCGGGGCGCACATCGTCGACCTCGCGCAGTACCTGGCGGGAGAGCCCATCGTCGGGGTGTCCGCCCAGACGGAGACCTTCGTACGGGAACGGCCCCGGCTCACGGCCGCGGCCGCCGGACTCGCCGTGCCGTCCGGCCAGGCCGCCACCGGTGGCCCGCGCGGACCGGTGACCGTCGACGACGCGGCCGTCTTCACCGCACGGCTCGCCTCGGGCGCGCTCGCCACCTTCGAGGCCAGCCGGATGGCCTCCGGCCGCAAGAACCAGCTCCGGCTGGAGATCAACGGGGAGCGGGGCTCGCTCGCCTTCGACCTGGAGCGGCTCAACGAGCTGTGCTTCCACGACCACCACGAGCCCGCCGTCACCGCGGGCTTCCGGCGGATCCTCGTCACCGAGGCCGAGCACCCGTACCTGGAGGCGTGGTGGCCGCCCGGCCACGCCCTCGGCTACGAGCACACCTTCACCCACCAGGCCCGCGACCTGGTCGCCGCGATCGGCACCGGCAGCGAACCCTCGCCGTCCTTCGCCGACGGGCTGCTGGTCCAGCGGGTGCTCGCCGCGGTCGAGGAGAGCGCCCGGAAGAACGCCGTCTACACACCCGTCCAGGACGTGCCGGCCGAGGTCCGCTAG
- a CDS encoding substrate-binding domain-containing protein: MSRTAPSRRGLLFGTAAVSAGALLTACTSNEPKQQEQPAAGNTPAAEDKPGKPVTIGFAGPQADHGWLNAINQNARSRAATYSDVTLEITEGSNDTAAQIGQVQTLINKKVDVLVILPADGKALTQVGLQAMRAGIPVVNLDRVFASPQAYRCWIGGDNYGMGLNAGTYIGEQLKDKPNAKVVELAGLDNLELTRQRTQGFDDALKNYPNITKVARQAADFTVESGQAKMAQLLQAQPAFDALWNHDDDQGVGALRAIAQAGRDDFLMVGGAGAKSAMDAIKAGTGVLKATVLYPPTMAASAIDLARALGQGKGVGGLAELEIPSSLTLYSAVVTKENVDDYLPTGFN; this comes from the coding sequence ATGTCCCGAACCGCCCCCAGCCGCAGAGGACTTCTGTTCGGCACCGCCGCCGTCTCCGCCGGAGCGCTGCTGACCGCCTGCACCAGCAACGAGCCCAAGCAGCAGGAACAGCCGGCAGCCGGCAACACCCCGGCCGCCGAGGACAAGCCCGGCAAGCCCGTCACCATCGGCTTCGCCGGCCCCCAGGCCGACCACGGCTGGCTCAACGCCATCAACCAGAACGCCAGGTCGCGCGCCGCGACGTACTCCGACGTCACCCTGGAGATCACCGAGGGCTCCAACGACACCGCCGCCCAGATCGGCCAGGTGCAGACCCTCATCAACAAGAAGGTCGACGTCCTCGTCATCCTGCCCGCCGACGGCAAGGCGCTCACCCAGGTCGGCCTCCAGGCGATGCGGGCCGGCATCCCCGTCGTCAACCTGGACCGCGTCTTCGCCTCCCCGCAGGCCTACCGCTGCTGGATCGGCGGCGACAACTACGGCATGGGGCTCAACGCCGGCACCTACATCGGCGAGCAGCTCAAGGACAAGCCGAACGCCAAGGTCGTCGAACTCGCCGGCCTCGACAACCTCGAACTCACCCGGCAGCGCACCCAGGGCTTCGACGACGCCCTCAAGAACTACCCCAACATCACCAAGGTCGCCCGCCAGGCCGCCGACTTCACCGTCGAGTCCGGCCAGGCCAAGATGGCCCAACTGCTGCAGGCGCAGCCCGCGTTCGACGCGCTGTGGAACCACGACGACGACCAGGGCGTCGGCGCGCTGCGCGCCATCGCGCAGGCCGGCCGCGACGACTTCCTGATGGTCGGCGGCGCCGGGGCGAAGTCCGCCATGGACGCCATCAAGGCCGGCACCGGCGTCCTCAAGGCCACCGTCCTCTACCCGCCCACGATGGCGGCGTCCGCCATCGACCTGGCCCGCGCGCTCGGCCAGGGCAAGGGCGTGGGCGGTCTGGCGGAGCTGGAGATCCCGTCCTCGCTGACCCTCTACTCGGCGGTCGTCACCAAGGAGAACGTCGACGACTACCTGCCCACCGGCTTCAACTGA